In Halobaculum magnesiiphilum, the following proteins share a genomic window:
- a CDS encoding BGTF surface domain-containing protein gives MSTHTDSPHRPTTLVQSDGDSEVNLSEGSIEVPRGGIATFTVRLNDSGSSATVVIGNESEDGYQANVSVTDANDDGEVTFAFNTYTAGNTSAGTVVRLVGDSESDRITFDSTESQTGLNSLLDTGDYLVAVGTNDDPAAVLETPDFVGALFVAERSDPSQTLWRTTQDTLSDVREASDNETRSAVTSVGDAIVNERLTRTDTLAFTPNDSNSDVLVTELSVPGLSGMLGTVSGGEVTDEFTAAIRSNNSSDAPFRVVLAEQNPGLNREPVTLDLGETLSAGTGIDDALTVVYAGGDTFYVFVDYDAVAASTVDGTDSAFEDGDEIAVNGTLQDARLLDIDPNETDASEGASRYPTASATFTLEAADGEFDVNEDDLVTTTAGENATITGTTNVAPGTELTVVIRSGEEVQAAFLESQTVTVGSDGTFTASFNLSAQAPGDTFEAEVTQGPFTTASEGVIVEENATEAS, from the coding sequence GTGAGTACGCACACCGACAGCCCGCATCGGCCCACAACGCTCGTCCAAAGCGACGGCGACAGCGAGGTCAACCTCTCGGAGGGTTCCATCGAGGTTCCACGAGGCGGGATCGCGACGTTCACCGTGCGGCTGAACGACTCCGGTAGCTCCGCGACGGTCGTCATCGGCAACGAGAGCGAGGACGGCTATCAGGCCAACGTCTCGGTCACCGACGCCAACGACGACGGGGAAGTTACCTTCGCGTTCAACACCTACACGGCGGGCAACACCTCGGCCGGTACCGTCGTCCGGTTGGTCGGCGACAGCGAATCCGACCGGATCACGTTCGACAGCACTGAGAGCCAGACCGGGTTGAATTCCCTCCTCGACACCGGCGACTACCTCGTCGCGGTCGGGACGAACGACGACCCCGCCGCCGTTCTCGAAACGCCGGACTTCGTCGGGGCGCTGTTCGTCGCTGAGCGTTCGGACCCGTCACAAACGCTCTGGCGGACGACGCAGGACACGCTCTCGGACGTTCGGGAGGCTAGCGACAACGAGACCCGCTCTGCGGTGACGAGCGTCGGCGACGCCATCGTGAACGAACGACTGACGCGGACCGACACGCTGGCGTTCACACCCAACGATTCGAACAGCGACGTGCTCGTCACCGAGCTCTCCGTGCCAGGGCTGTCCGGAATGCTCGGCACAGTCAGCGGCGGTGAGGTCACGGACGAGTTCACTGCAGCCATCCGGTCGAACAACTCCTCCGATGCCCCGTTTCGTGTCGTCCTTGCGGAGCAGAATCCGGGGCTGAACCGGGAGCCCGTTACGCTCGACCTCGGCGAGACGCTCTCTGCAGGGACGGGGATCGACGACGCGCTCACGGTCGTCTACGCCGGCGGGGACACGTTCTACGTGTTCGTGGACTACGACGCCGTGGCCGCCAGCACGGTCGACGGAACGGATTCCGCCTTCGAGGACGGCGACGAGATCGCCGTCAACGGTACCTTGCAGGACGCGCGCCTGCTCGACATCGATCCGAACGAGACGGATGCCTCGGAGGGTGCATCCCGGTATCCGACCGCTTCGGCGACCTTCACGCTCGAAGCGGCCGACGGTGAGTTCGATGTCAACGAGGACGACCTCGTGACGACGACGGCCGGCGAGAACGCGACGATCACCGGAACGACGAACGTCGCGCCGGGGACGGAGTTGACGGTCGTCATTCGCTCGGGCGAAGAAGTTCAAGCGGCGTTCCTCGAGAGCCAGACAGTCACCGTCGGTAGTGACGGGACGTTCACGGCATCGTTCAATTTGAGCGCGCAAGCTCCCGGAGATACGTTCGAAGCGGAGGTCACGCAGGGACCCTTCACGACGGCGTCCGAGGGGGTGATCGTCGAGGAGAACGCGACGGAGGCATCGTAA
- a CDS encoding AbrB/MazE/SpoVT family DNA-binding domain-containing protein → MATDGSPEETTVSDTGMVTIPASLRRRLDIEAGDKLRWNVDEEGQLSIEVVRQRYGAFEDDDRKADMGGDSLETHDASGYEVDSAFAEDA, encoded by the coding sequence ATGGCGACCGACGGCTCCCCGGAAGAAACGACCGTCAGCGATACGGGAATGGTAACCATCCCGGCATCACTTCGGCGACGGCTCGACATCGAGGCGGGGGATAAACTCCGGTGGAACGTCGACGAGGAGGGGCAGCTCTCGATCGAGGTCGTTCGACAACGCTACGGCGCGTTTGAGGACGACGACCGGAAGGCCGACATGGGCGGTGACAGTCTGGAAACGCACGACGCCTCCGGATACGAGGTGGACTCCGCGTTCGCGGAGGACGCCTGA
- the artA gene encoding archaeosortase A, translating into MASIYTDLLGWVVIATFLAGAGVEYVRRNRVGDDAGALATLRRRLDASETPPERTLATAGWVLFAAFWLALFPHFAFTQKSYVEGVLSLLAVPACLYAGWLLWNGRDSLLVLSRAVAAMGVVYFPFESIEVLKRTLILVVTGQTGWAMAQFGYEPALVEGPILGYQNAYRFVTADGHGLLFEVVLACTGLGSMAIFAGLIAAVRAPLGRKLRALAVSIPIIWLLNIARTTFIGITFGNQYLQLFVDEVLFLFGSSDPYMVSFFLSDRVISQVLAVVALVGITYLVVRELPELVTVIEDVLYMITKEEYDLLESLDLPREPVRADGGRDVDDR; encoded by the coding sequence ATGGCGAGCATCTACACCGACCTGCTGGGGTGGGTGGTGATCGCGACGTTCCTCGCGGGCGCGGGCGTCGAGTACGTCCGACGCAACCGCGTCGGCGACGACGCGGGCGCGCTGGCGACCCTCCGACGCCGCCTCGACGCCTCCGAGACCCCGCCCGAGCGCACGCTCGCGACCGCGGGGTGGGTGCTGTTCGCCGCCTTCTGGCTCGCGCTGTTCCCGCACTTCGCGTTCACGCAGAAGAGCTACGTCGAGGGGGTGCTCTCGCTGCTCGCGGTCCCCGCGTGTCTGTACGCCGGGTGGCTGCTGTGGAACGGCCGCGACTCGCTGCTGGTGCTCTCGCGGGCGGTAGCCGCGATGGGAGTCGTCTACTTCCCGTTCGAGTCGATCGAGGTGCTCAAGCGGACGCTGATCCTCGTCGTCACCGGACAGACCGGCTGGGCGATGGCGCAGTTCGGCTACGAGCCCGCGCTGGTCGAGGGGCCGATCCTGGGGTATCAGAATGCGTATCGGTTCGTCACGGCCGACGGACACGGCCTCCTGTTCGAGGTCGTCCTCGCGTGCACCGGGCTGGGGAGCATGGCGATCTTCGCGGGGCTCATCGCCGCGGTGCGTGCCCCCCTCGGCCGGAAGCTGCGCGCGCTGGCCGTCTCCATCCCGATCATCTGGCTGCTCAACATCGCCCGGACCACGTTCATCGGGATCACCTTCGGCAACCAGTATCTCCAGCTGTTCGTCGACGAGGTGCTGTTCCTGTTCGGCTCCTCGGACCCGTACATGGTGTCGTTTTTCCTCTCAGACCGGGTGATATCGCAGGTGCTCGCCGTCGTCGCGCTCGTCGGGATCACCTACCTCGTCGTTCGCGAACTCCCCGAACTCGTCACCGTGATCGAGGACGTGCTGTACATGATCACGAAGGAGGAGTACGACCTGCTGGAGTCGCTGGACCTGCCGCGAGAGCCAGTTCGGGCGGATGGCGGTCGAGACGTTGACGATCGGTAG
- a CDS encoding type II toxin-antitoxin system VapC family toxin encodes MPHAVVDSNVLIDYKDTSADDRHERAEAIVLGIDRGELPTTRVTNYVLLESLNWIHERRRHDIAVDLRNRLSASAGFELVHSAQADFHRAVELFETYDGIAFGDATLVAYMERVDIDYLYSFDDDFDAIEWITRLDTPNDPRQ; translated from the coding sequence ATGCCCCACGCAGTCGTCGATTCCAACGTTCTCATCGACTACAAGGACACGAGTGCGGACGACCGCCACGAGCGTGCCGAAGCGATCGTCCTCGGTATCGATCGAGGCGAACTCCCGACTACTCGGGTGACGAACTACGTCCTGTTGGAGTCGCTGAACTGGATTCACGAACGGCGACGACACGATATCGCGGTCGACCTCCGGAACCGACTCTCCGCTTCGGCGGGATTCGAATTGGTTCATTCCGCACAGGCGGATTTCCACCGGGCAGTCGAGTTGTTCGAGACATACGACGGGATCGCGTTCGGTGATGCGACGCTCGTCGCGTACATGGAGCGGGTGGACATCGACTACCTGTATTCGTTCGACGATGACTTCGACGCGATCGAGTGGATCACTCGACTGGACACACCGAACGACCCACGCCAGTAG
- a CDS encoding amidase: MSESPPNVRPPTTEEIRELAEQHHMSLSDDEVADFAAIIEGMLDGYERIDELSAPTPEVKYHTRDPGYEPDAEEDPLNAFVRKCEVQGADGGPLAGYEVGLKDSVSLAGVEMTLGSKLFEGYVPSTDATIVTRLLDAGATITGKLNMEDMALSGSGELSATGPVLNPRDDDYIAGGSSSGSAAAVATGDVDVAIGGDQGGSIRIPASWSGIVGHKPTHSLVPYTGVAGLGRSFDHVGPMCSTVEDCALMLDVLAGADGLDPRQGAVPTQHYSEALGVTPSEITVGVLQEGFGHEQSEPGVDETVRTALDAFEAAGAEVVDVSVPMHLDGLPIWNAIGLEEITATVNAECVGHYGKGFYDTQFADAFGRARRSQADDYLTTMKLTLIAGQYLSNEYRGHYHAKGQNLARKLTDAYDQALEDVDVLAMPTTPQTAHEVDRDISRVEAIDRALDMLSNTAPFDNTGHPAISVPAGQSDGLPVGVMFVGDSFDDATALASAHAFEQHVEVTL, encoded by the coding sequence GAGAACTCGCCGAACAGCATCACATGTCGCTGTCGGACGACGAGGTCGCCGACTTCGCGGCGATCATCGAGGGGATGTTGGACGGGTACGAGCGGATCGACGAACTGTCGGCGCCGACGCCGGAGGTGAAGTACCACACCCGCGATCCGGGCTACGAGCCCGACGCCGAGGAAGACCCGCTCAACGCGTTCGTCCGGAAGTGTGAGGTACAGGGCGCGGACGGGGGACCACTCGCCGGCTACGAGGTCGGGCTCAAAGACTCCGTGTCGCTCGCGGGCGTCGAGATGACGCTCGGCTCGAAACTGTTCGAGGGGTACGTGCCGTCCACGGACGCGACGATCGTCACACGACTGCTCGATGCCGGCGCGACGATCACGGGGAAGCTCAACATGGAGGACATGGCGCTGTCCGGGAGCGGCGAGCTCTCGGCGACCGGTCCCGTGCTCAATCCCCGCGATGACGACTACATCGCAGGCGGATCCTCCAGCGGGAGTGCGGCCGCGGTCGCGACGGGGGACGTCGACGTCGCCATCGGCGGCGACCAGGGCGGGTCGATCCGGATCCCTGCTTCGTGGAGCGGGATCGTCGGCCACAAACCCACACACAGCCTCGTTCCCTACACCGGCGTCGCCGGACTCGGTCGCTCGTTCGACCACGTCGGCCCGATGTGCTCGACGGTCGAGGACTGTGCGCTCATGCTCGACGTGCTCGCGGGCGCCGACGGGCTCGATCCGCGACAGGGTGCCGTCCCCACCCAGCACTACAGCGAGGCGCTCGGGGTAACTCCGAGCGAGATCACCGTCGGGGTGCTACAGGAGGGCTTCGGCCACGAGCAGAGCGAACCGGGCGTCGACGAGACGGTCCGTACCGCGCTCGATGCGTTCGAAGCGGCCGGCGCGGAGGTGGTCGACGTCTCGGTGCCGATGCATCTCGACGGCCTGCCGATCTGGAACGCGATCGGCCTCGAAGAGATCACTGCGACGGTCAACGCCGAGTGTGTCGGCCACTACGGGAAGGGCTTCTACGACACGCAGTTCGCGGACGCGTTCGGTCGTGCTCGCCGATCTCAGGCGGACGATTACCTCACGACGATGAAGCTCACGCTGATCGCCGGACAGTACCTGTCAAACGAGTACCGGGGGCACTACCACGCCAAGGGACAGAACCTCGCTCGCAAGCTCACCGACGCCTACGACCAGGCGCTCGAGGACGTCGACGTGCTCGCGATGCCGACGACACCGCAGACTGCTCACGAGGTCGATCGCGACATCTCGCGGGTCGAAGCGATCGACCGAGCGCTCGACATGCTCTCGAACACGGCGCCGTTCGACAACACCGGCCACCCGGCGATCAGTGTGCCCGCAGGGCAGTCGGATGGCCTTCCGGTCGGCGTGATGTTCGTCGGCGACAGCTTCGACGACGCGACCGCGCTGGCGAGTGCGCACGCCTTCGAGCAGCACGTCGAGGTAACGTTGTAG
- a CDS encoding BGTF surface domain-containing protein has protein sequence MTETNNKIRALFLTALMVFSVFAGTVAFTGTAAAANATLSGVDSSVQAGNDITFDASAANADNITVWIDENEDNALNSSEVNDTFTGASVTDGTLTVPSDLPEGDYVLAAAENTSSPTTADDTFTFTVDNSGPSVNSVVHYDNDTSSGEDGELEIAFSENISSGTITLYDEDGSVVDTPYSVSGNMNNGQFLVDVAGDVNPRVDVVNIDVEDSAGNAISDNFSVTFASTTIKNVTNNDATAFEGSTVAVVDSTGLDSSVEVTGPNDFFFSGTTGTNSQVYTFDTGDRDLGDYNVTFSSGPDQILTLRNLGLDASVDEENITVEEALTGEISANNGNRDVDVDVLDSDDDVVAEDTVTLDGSGNGAFDAGTLEDTGDYTVEVTDVATGVTVTAGNVTVNEAEEGEAALSEGTVTVTQGDNAQFTVEFSGGATEGTVLIGDIEEDGYQANVTVTEDSDDDQVTFTFNTYTAGGAGTTVSLAGDSVGTDDEVTLTNDGDADYEQLSDILDTGDYIVSTSTGDAVATADSPDEVGTLIIEQREAPSQQLWRTSDTTLEAVADAIDDEDEDEVAAITSAVENDQVTQTDTVAIDPDGSMDDILVHQVTAPGLEGLLDDVSADGDSTTEALYQATQETNDYGQPAVEILFEETNPGSNAEATSLNVSTLTASEATSALTVVYDDSSSNYYVFVDTAALEDAGFEDGDNVETDINVQSDRLLDIDDDVDAEGAEDEYQTAAANFSVEEADGSFDVNEDDEVEAVAGNASITGTTNVAPGTEFTVRVQSTEETQPRFIETQTVTVQADGTFEATFNLNDNAAGDTFTASVRQAGFSASADGVLVESVSTPTATPDDGTPTDTATPDDGTPTATATPDEGTPTATATPDEGTPTATQTSTSTPGFGAVLAVIALIGAALLAVRRDN, from the coding sequence ATGACAGAAACTAACAACAAGATCCGCGCGCTGTTCCTGACAGCGCTGATGGTGTTCAGCGTCTTCGCTGGCACTGTCGCGTTTACAGGGACGGCTGCTGCGGCTAATGCTACACTCTCGGGCGTTGATTCGAGTGTGCAAGCAGGCAACGACATTACGTTCGATGCTTCAGCCGCGAATGCGGACAACATTACGGTATGGATCGATGAAAATGAGGACAATGCCCTGAACTCGTCGGAGGTCAACGACACGTTCACTGGGGCATCCGTAACTGACGGCACCCTGACTGTTCCGTCGGACCTTCCTGAGGGAGACTACGTTCTCGCCGCGGCTGAGAACACTAGCTCCCCCACCACGGCCGACGATACATTCACGTTCACGGTAGACAACTCGGGGCCGTCGGTCAACAGCGTTGTCCACTACGACAATGACACGTCCTCCGGCGAGGACGGCGAGCTTGAGATCGCGTTCAGCGAGAATATCAGCTCGGGCACCATCACGCTCTACGATGAGGATGGTTCCGTCGTTGACACCCCCTACTCCGTCAGCGGCAACATGAACAACGGCCAGTTCCTCGTCGATGTTGCTGGCGATGTCAACCCGCGTGTTGATGTCGTCAACATCGACGTTGAGGACTCCGCCGGTAACGCGATCTCTGACAACTTCAGTGTCACGTTCGCGTCCACGACGATCAAGAACGTCACCAACAACGACGCGACCGCGTTCGAGGGTTCGACCGTCGCTGTCGTCGACAGCACCGGTCTCGACAGCTCCGTTGAAGTCACGGGTCCCAACGACTTCTTCTTCAGCGGAACGACCGGCACCAACAGCCAGGTCTACACCTTCGACACGGGCGACCGTGACCTGGGTGACTACAACGTTACCTTCTCGTCCGGCCCTGACCAGATCCTGACGCTGCGGAACCTCGGTCTGGACGCCTCGGTTGACGAGGAGAACATCACGGTCGAGGAGGCCCTGACGGGCGAGATCAGCGCCAACAACGGCAACCGCGACGTTGACGTTGATGTCCTCGACTCCGACGACGATGTCGTCGCCGAGGACACCGTCACGCTCGACGGCTCCGGTAACGGCGCCTTCGACGCCGGTACGCTCGAAGACACGGGCGATTACACGGTCGAGGTCACGGACGTTGCGACTGGCGTCACCGTGACGGCCGGTAACGTCACCGTCAACGAGGCTGAGGAAGGCGAGGCCGCGCTCAGCGAGGGCACGGTCACTGTCACGCAGGGTGACAACGCCCAGTTCACCGTCGAGTTCTCCGGTGGCGCCACCGAGGGCACGGTCCTCATCGGCGACATCGAAGAGGACGGATACCAGGCCAACGTCACCGTCACTGAGGACAGTGACGACGACCAGGTCACCTTCACGTTCAACACCTACACTGCCGGCGGTGCCGGGACGACCGTGTCCCTTGCTGGCGACAGCGTGGGCACTGACGACGAGGTTACCCTGACCAACGACGGTGACGCAGACTACGAGCAGCTCTCGGATATCCTCGACACTGGCGACTACATCGTCAGTACGAGCACGGGCGACGCGGTCGCGACGGCCGACAGCCCCGACGAGGTCGGTACGCTCATCATCGAGCAGCGTGAGGCGCCGAGCCAGCAGCTCTGGCGCACGAGCGACACCACGCTCGAAGCTGTCGCTGATGCAATCGACGACGAGGACGAGGACGAGGTTGCGGCCATCACCTCGGCCGTCGAGAACGACCAGGTCACGCAGACTGACACGGTCGCCATCGACCCCGACGGCTCGATGGACGACATCTTGGTCCACCAGGTCACTGCGCCCGGTCTCGAGGGTCTCCTCGACGATGTGAGCGCGGACGGCGACTCCACGACGGAGGCGCTGTACCAGGCTACGCAGGAGACCAACGACTACGGCCAGCCCGCGGTTGAGATCCTCTTCGAGGAGACCAACCCCGGCTCGAACGCCGAAGCGACCTCGCTCAACGTGAGCACGCTCACCGCGAGCGAGGCCACCAGCGCACTGACGGTCGTGTACGACGACAGCTCGTCGAACTACTACGTCTTCGTTGACACGGCCGCCCTCGAGGATGCTGGCTTCGAGGACGGTGACAACGTTGAGACCGACATCAACGTCCAGAGCGACCGCCTGCTCGACATCGACGATGATGTCGACGCAGAGGGAGCTGAAGACGAGTACCAGACCGCTGCGGCCAACTTCAGCGTCGAAGAGGCCGACGGTAGCTTCGACGTGAACGAGGACGACGAGGTTGAGGCAGTTGCCGGCAACGCGTCCATCACGGGTACGACGAACGTCGCGCCCGGGACGGAGTTCACGGTGCGTGTCCAGTCGACCGAGGAGACGCAGCCGCGCTTCATCGAGACGCAGACCGTGACCGTCCAGGCGGACGGCACGTTCGAGGCGACCTTCAACCTGAACGACAACGCTGCCGGTGACACCTTCACCGCTAGCGTCCGTCAGGCTGGCTTCTCCGCGTCGGCTGACGGTGTCCTCGTCGAGAGCGTCTCGACGCCGACGGCCACGCCGGACGACGGCACGCCGACGGACACCGCGACACCGGACGACGGTACGCCGACGGCCACCGCGACGCCTGACGAGGGCACGCCGACGGCCACCGCGACGCCTGACGAGGGCACGCCGACGGCGACCCAGACGTCCACGTCGACGCCCGGCTTCGGTGCCGTGCTGGCAGTCATCGCCCTCATCGGCGCTGCGCTGCTGGCGGTCCGCCGCGACAACTAA